Genomic segment of Tamandua tetradactyla isolate mTamTet1 chromosome 1, mTamTet1.pri, whole genome shotgun sequence:
TTCTCATCAACTTCTAGTTCCCCAATACAACAGATGAACATGCCTCACAGCTTACAGCATCGATTCCTTCACACCCGAAGCATCAAGTCGGGTCTTCCTGGCTGCTAATGTTTTCTAATAAAAGTGAACTTTCTCCAGTCACCTGTCAAAATAAGTCACTAGGCCTCGTTGGAGAGCGCTCCCGGAACCAAACACAACATTTTATGAGGGCCCCGCGGTGCTAGTTTCGGATTTGCAGCACTGAAAGGCCTGTAGCGACTTCTGAAGCCTGCGCTCGAGTAGcagtccctccccctccccctccaacCCCTCCACCCCGGCCTCGGCTGGTACCTGGAAAGGCTGCGAGTCCCCCCTCCGGTCGTGACAGCTGAAAAACAGGAAGAGAGGCGGCGACATGAGACATTGAGGGGGGAGGACGGGAAAACGCGGGCCCCGGCCGCCCCTCCCCGCGGGCGACCTACCAGGCGGGCCCAGCGGGCAGCCCCGCACACTCGCACGCTCCCGCCCGCCCCGAGGAGGCGACGCGAGCTGGCCGCAGCCCTCCAGGCAGCTCCCGCACACGCGCCCGGCCCCCGCTCCCGCCGCCGCGCCTCCTCCAGCCCGAGCCGGAACAGGGTTAACAACAAAAATGGCGGCTCGGCCAGCTCCCGATAAGGAGGAACAGCCcccccgcgccgccgccgccccccgcCGCCCGGCCCGAAACGAAAAGACAATTTACCCATCACTGAGTCTCTGCTGTTTCCTCGCATACATTACCATCAATGCCCGGCCTGTGAGTGTGTGGCGGGGAGGGGGGACAGCAGCCGCGAGAGGCGGGCGGGCGGCGGGGCGCCGGCACCAGGGCCCGGCGCGCCCTCGGCGAGTCTCAGCACCTCCCCGTTACTGGAGCCGGCGCTCCCGGGCCATCTCCCTCCGCCACCACGCTCACTCTCGGCCCGGCCGGCGGCGCCAACTACACGGCGGCAGCGGCGAAACGGGGGGAGGGGGGCACCCAGACGCGTCCGGCTCAGCCCCGCGGAGAGCGAGTGCCTGCTCCGccttcccctcctcctgctccgccgcctcctctcctcctccccccgccgccgccgccgccgcctggTCCCTctccgcctcctcctcctcctcctcctcctcctcctcccgccGCCACCGCCGCTGGTGCCGCCGCTGCCGCTCCACCAACTACATCCGGGCAACTCGGACGAGGCCACCTTCGGCAAGCATCGGCAGTTTCCGCCTCGCTCCTCCTCTCCCGCCCTCTCCTCCCGCCCCTCCTCGCGCGGCTCCGAATACCGCCTTCGGCAAACCTCGGCTCACTTCGGTCTTCCTCTTCCTGCCGGGCCTGGCTCGCCTGCTCGGACCCGACGGGCTCCTTCCGTTTGCTGTTCCTTTCGTTCGCGCGGACGTCGGTGCCAGCGTCCCTGCTCGGGGCTGATCTTGCTGAGGGACTTGCTAGAGGCCGTTTGTAGGGGCTCCGGGATGTGCAGTCAGCGAGCCGCCTTAGAGAGGAGGGCGGCGGGGCGCGGCGGAAGCCAACGCAGACTGAGGGAGGCCGTTGCGGCGCGCCTGCGCCCCGCGGCGGGCGCGGGGAATGGCGGGTGACCTTGGGCGAGCCCTCGGGCCGCCAGCCTCTTCCCTCCGGGTTCGGGGTGTGGGGTGGTCGAAGACCCCTCGGTGAGGCGAGTGGAGGGCGGTTACCAGCAGCTTTCTTTGTTTGCAGCCCTGGGAAGCGGCTCTTAGGGAAGCGAGGCCTCTATAGAAACGAGGCCTGGGCGCCTGGCTCACGCCGGACGCGGAGCGCAAGACCCGCGCCGGGCCTGGGGCTTTTACTACCACGCTCGTCGGCATTTGAGAAGTAAGTCACACACCCAGAAGcataaaggaaagaaagctttctAAGTGAGAACTGGCAAAAGTGAAAGAGTTTATGGGTATTGAACAGATTGTGAGAAGGCTGTGTGTCTGCGCGGCTGTACGGTGGGGATTCCTGGATCGAGGAGGGAGAACCACTTTGGGCAGTTAATTAAGAAATTGGATTAAACTGAGATTCGGGGAAGGGCTGTTTGGAAAAAGCGTTGAGCCACgtcattttaaaagatattttccatCTCGGGCCTGGGAAATTGGCTGTGCCCTCCCCtcactctctcctttctttgtttCCCATTTTACTCTTTTCTAATGTCTCTTCCTCGATAAGTTCTTTGGCGAATTAAAATGCATTTGTAAATTCCGTGCTAATTAAAAATGTAACAGATTTTTGTGTGTCATTATAGGCATAATAGCAACATTGGTAAGTGGGGAGCGGGGAGTGTCGAACAGATACGCCAAAACAACAAAATGTACTTGAGGGCGGTGCCatttaggtgatttttttttcctgttaactTCTTGTTAGGCGATCATGCAGCATTGATTTAACATGAAGGATTGTAATAAacataaagtaaaaatacaaccATTATTTATAGTATAtaggaaaacaaagcaaactgGGAAACAAGAgacattcctcaaaaaaaaacatatcaaaaACTAACTGAATTGGTTGCTAACAGCTTAAATTATCGTTGGGCCTAATGAGATGGATGATGGAGAAAATGACCCTGAACTCTCAActgattgaaaaaaataattatatagccTTATTAAATCCATCTACCAAATGTTGAAGTTGTTGCTGTTTAAGAACTGGAGAAAGTCTACTTAATGCTCACATAAACTGAGTAATTAAGACAAAAGCTGCCCGTGACTGAAATAGCTACCAGTCctcgattaaaaaaaaaacaaaatcagttcAATAGTAAAGTCTTTTGTACACTTTTGAAACAAATACATCGAGGGCAGGGGACATCAGATTAGAATACAAACGTGATTTATTTTATGATAGTCAAATGTCTTTTGCTGATAATGCTATATGAACAAGAGCACTGGTCTGAGCTATGGGGAAAACGTGTTCCTCACTGTTacgcccatttttttaaaagctcatcCCATTGCTCAACTTAGAGTCCATTATCTTTTCTTATGAATCCTTCCTTGCAGATATTCCCTACTCCTTTCACCCCTCTTCCTCTACCTTACGTGTCTATACCACAGTCCTAGTTAATTACTACATATCTAGGAGAGCAGTTGAACTGGACAAAAACACACAGCTAAACTGACTCTGAAGTAAATCTCTTCATGCTCCTCAGCCTTCAGGCTACATTTCCCTAATCCattcactttattcttctttctaactGTTTCACATCTAAGACTGCCAGTGTCATTCCTCAATGGTGTCACTGGTAGCTAactaattattttgcatttttctgagaACAGAAGGAATCAAAGCAATAAAAACTTCCACCTGCTTTAACCATCGTATCTATCAGCCTTACTCCATTTGAATCCATATGTAGTACTGCACTGTCACCCTCAAAAATGATAGATAAACTAAGTTTCTATCTAAAACCAAACTTCCGCTTTGTATCGActtccatttcattctttatcaatttttttctcaaatggatCACTTCTATCAACTTAAAACATGCTGTCGTACTTACCATCCTCAAACAAAAGCTCAGCCTGTATCTTTTTCCAGATACTGTgccatttctctgctctcctttACAAAGAAACTTCATTTCTACTTCCAATATTACATTGTTCTGTATCCACAACAGTCAGACTTCATTCTTACATGCCATTTACTCAAGATAATCAATACCTTCCATGTTCTCAAAtccaattttcatttttcagccTTCATCTCACTTAGCAGTGATTGACAGAGCTGATAGATTAACTCCCTCCTTCCTGAAACTCCATACTTAGCTGCCAGGGTACTActattctaatttcttttctttcctactgGCTGTTCCTTAGAGTCCTTGTCTAACCCTCCCCTAGGGTTAAACTTCCACAATATGATCTGCCTCTCTTCCCTGTACTCTCTCCCTAGGCAGTCCCATCATCTGTAACTGGATGGGACCCATGTTTGAGTCTCTAGCCCAGATCTTTTAAATACCTACCTGTCTATTCTAGTTGATTGCCCAGTGGGCATCTCCACTTCATATCTGCAGAACCACACTCTTTAATTCTTCCCCAAAACAAgttctgctcaagtttttccaatCTCAAGACCTGTCAGATCCATTCTTCCAGTTGAGGCTAAAATATTTTGTCATCCTTGATTCTTTCGTACTTCACATAGACTCCATTAGCAAAGCCTGACAGCATCACCTCCagaatatatccagaatctgatCTCTTTTCACAAGCCACCATCGTTTTTTACCTGAACCTATAGCAGTGGTCTCTTAAATGAGCTCGTCCTTCTTCCCTTGCTTCTGTTTTCTCCCAGGGCAGTCAGAGTGGGCTCGTTAAGTCACGTATCATTTCTGCCTTA
This window contains:
- the LOC143682789 gene encoding uncharacterized protein LOC143682789; its protein translation is MPGLRERRAGGGAPAPGPGAPSASLSTSPLLEPALPGHLPPPPRSLSARPAAPTTRRQRRNGGRGAPRRVRLSPAESECLLRLPLLLLRRLLSSSPRRRRRRLVPLRLLLLLLLLLLPPPPPLVPPLPLHQLHPGNSDEATFGKHRQFPPRSSSPALSSRPSSRGSEYRLRQTSAHFGLPLPAGPGSPARTRRAPSVCCSFRSRGRRCQRPCSGLILLRDLLEAVCRGSGMCSQRAALERRAAGRGGSQRRLREAVAARLRPAAGAGNGG